Part of the Sodalinema gerasimenkoae IPPAS B-353 genome is shown below.
AGTCCTAGGGGAACCTTGCTAAAGCCGCCCTAGGACTGGCTTACGAACTGGTGGTTGCCGCCTGGATTTTCTCCTGCTGTTCAATCACTAACCGCAAACTGGGGAACAGAAAATGGTTCTCTTCGACGTATTGCGCGCCAAAGAGACCTTTCTCCGCCCAGAAATAGCGATCGGTCGTATGCTCGTTGCGCTTGACTAAAAGTAGTGCCGGAGGCGCAATTTGCTCAGATTTGATATACTTACGTGCAGCCGTGACGGGTTTATCTTGACCGCTCTCAATACTATACTGAGGCACGTGTTCTAAGATTCTTCGTCCTTCTTGACGGCGACGGCTCTTTCTCTTGCGTCTTCTTGCCAAGGTGTATTACCTCCTCTGTTTGCCGACGGGTTGTAGTGATAGCTACCAAAACCGAGCAAAATATATCAGATCTTGACAAGATTTTCAACTCCTTTGCCCAAATTCTATAAGTTATTTTTAAGCGTCTATTCACCGTACAGAAATACCTTCCGGCATTCTTCCCCCCGTTTAGTCCGTAACAAAAATTAACAAACATCTCAGAAACCTACGGGTTTGGGGGAAAGAGGTTGGGGTTGAGGCTGATGGATTGGGGGACGCAGCGACGGCTTCAACCCCAGGATGACTGTCAAGATGCGATGCCGAGGAAAACCCATGAGTTCGGAATTGATGTTGTTGTGCCAGGAACAAGTGGCACTATTGGAGAATACCTTGGGGGCCTCCCCGGTGGTGGTTTATCTAGCGGAGACCTTTCTTGGGGGGAATGACCATAAACTGGTTCCTGCCATTGCCAAGCCCGATCGTCGCGTGGCCTGGGATGAAGTCTCCGTGCGTAGCGATCGCCAGCATGGCCCCCAGATTCAACTGCGCTCGGCCGAACCGGACAACCCCGAAACGGTCATCCTCTCATCTCGGGGGCAACGAAAGCAGCTCTTGCCCCGGGAGGGAGAAGACGGCAACGAGGCCGAGGATCTGCCTCTGGAAGACGACGAGGGCCCGCAAAGCTATCAACTGGTGATGCCCGTTATGCACGACAACATCGCCGTAGGTTTATTGGTGACTGCCCGAGCTAATGAACCCTGGAGCGATGGCGATCGCAGCCTGGTGGAGCAGATTGCCCATACCATCGCCCTCGCCTGCCTGATGGAACAGCGACAGCAATGGACCGAACGCAGTTACCGTCAGCAGAAACAACTGCAAATCCAGCAACATAACCTATTGCATGATTGGTTGCATCAGTTTCGTAATCCCCTAACGGCCTTGCAGATTTTCGGCAAGCTGTTGGTGAAACAACTCCCCAGTGATGACCCCCGTCGCTCCTATGCCGATAGCATTCTCCGAGAGAGTCACCGACTTCAGGATCTCTTCCAGGACTTCCGAGGGGCGATCGATGCCGAACCCTTTCTGCTGCCCCAAGCCTCAGAAGAGCAGCCTGTACCCAGCTCAGAAGCACCTCCTACCCCCACTCCCTCAGCCTTACCTCTCCTGCCCAGCCGCCAAGACCTCAACGGCAGCCTTAATCTCAGAGATATCCTCGACCCCCTCCTCAGTTCCGCCGCCACCCTCGCCGAGGAGCGTCACTTGGATTTAACGGTTCAATGCTGTGACAACTTGCCAGCCATTCAAGGAAACCGCCGCTCCCTGGTAGAAGCGGCGGGCAACTTAATTGATAATGCTTTGAAATACACCCCAGCCGGGGGAGAAATTGCTGTCGACGTACGTCCCTCATTTCAACCCGAGTTAGGGGATGGAGTGGCGGTGACCATTAGTGATAGTGGCGTGGGGATTCCCCCGGACGACCAAGCCAAGCTCTTTCAGCGGCGTTTCCGAGGGGTGCAAGCTCAGGGCGAGATTCCTGGGACTGGTTTGGGACTGGCGATCGCCCGTGATTTGGTGCGTCAGATGGGAGGAGATATTTGGGTCACCAGTCCCCCCCAACATCCTGATCATTGTTTCGAGAGCGATCGCGGCAGTAGTTTTGTCCTCTGGCTTCCTCAAGCGGACCGAGATGCCGAGTCATAGGGAATCCCCGGCCTAAGCATTCGCTTCCCGAATCCGGGAACTGAGAAAGCGATTCATCCAAGTCTCTAAATAGCTCCGATTCTCTGCTTGCTGCTGCGGATCAGTGGTCGTCAAGGGATGAGGGGCCAACCCTTGGATTGCCGCCGTCGTTACGCAGAACATGGATTTCTGGAAGGTGGCACAAATTTGCACCCGAATATCATCCTCCTGACGGGTGCCACGCCGGTAGACCTCATGGAGATACTCCGGGAGGAAATGGCGCATATCCTGCATCAACTGGGTGGGAGGAATCCCGGCCCCACCAATGGGTAAGGGGTCTGCATAGAGCGCACCATAGGTAAAATCGCCCTGTTCGTCGGGAATTTGGAAGGCCTGGGCGTTATAGGAGACCGTTCCAGGGAAGGGAGTGCCCCGGAAAAAAATCGCTTCCACATAGGGAACAGCGGTATCCATAAGAAAGGTTAACCCCAGGGACTTGGGCATGAGGTCATAGGATTGCCCCTTAATCTCCACTGAGTAAGTAATGGGGCGACTCGCATCTGCCACCAAACCGTCCAGGATATGTTTCACCACATCGGGAATGGAGCGAATCTCCTGGGCATCATAGCGATCGCTCAACTCCAGAAAGATATCACTCATCACTCGCCAGAACTGTCCCAGGGCGCTGTAGTAGCAAGACATGCGCACTTGTTCGGGCAAGAAATCCGGGAAAAGGCGATGTAACAGTGACAAGAGGGGGTTATTGCGGACTTTCGCCTGAATGGCCGCCTCTGCCGCCTGGGTGAACTCGTCGCTGTCGAGATAGGTGTCAAGCCCATTGCCTCCATGCCAGAGCATCGATCGCATACAGTATTCGGCATACTCGTAGTTAATGCGATCGTGCCACCAAAAGCGCAAGAGTTTCGAGAGGGTCACCTCGCCATTGAAATACTTAAAGAAGGGAAACAGCACCAAAAACTGTTCCTGGGCAATATAAATCAGATTATTGGAGTAGGCATCAAGCACCACACCATAGCTTTTGAGAATCCCCACGACTTCCAAGACATTCTCTGGGGTGTCTTGGAGTAATGCTTGTCCCTGTTCTAGACGGTGGATATACTCGGCCAGGGGATGATTTGAGGGAGCAATAGGAGTACTAACCATGAAATCAGTAGTTAACAGTAGGGGGAAAAAGGCAGTAGGCAGTAGGCAGTAGGCAGTAGGCAGTAGGCAGTAGGCAGTAGGCAGTAGGCAGTAGGCAGTAGGCAGTAGGCAGACTACTTCGGTCACAGAGGATACGGAGAAGGGGAGGGGGGTATCTGTTCCCTGTTCCCTGTTCCCTGTTCCCTGTTCCCTGTTCCCTGTTCCCTGTTCCCTGTTCCCTGTTCCCTGTTCCCTATTCCTCGCCTTTTGCCTCTAATTAGCTGAGGGAAACGGCGGTACGTCTGCCGTTGAGGAGAGTTGGACTACCGCTACCGGGGGAACCAGTCGCGCCGCATCCGCATCACTCCAACGGACTAACCAGTTCGGTTGTACGCCAAACACCACTAACAAAACCGTCAGCACTAAGACGGGGACGCGATCGCCCCATTGCACGGGGGGTAAGTTCATGACCGTATCCGAGAGACGGCCGAAGAACACTCGGTTCACCATCAGCAAGAAATAGACCGCCGTTAGCCCGGTTCCCACCAAACACAAGAGCGTCGCAACCGGGAACACCGGGAAACTGCCCCGGAAGACCAGAAATTCTGAGACAAATCCCACCATTCCGGGGATACCGGCACTGGCCATCACCCCCACAATCATCAAACTCCCGATAATCGGTAGGCCTCGTTCTGGGTTGAGTAGGCCACAGAGTTTATCGATATCCCGGGTTCCGGTTTTCTTGCCCACAACCCCCACCAGGAGAAATAACATGGCAGAGATGAGACCATGGCTGACTGATTGGGCGATCGCCGCCAACAGACTCAGGTGGGTTCCTGCGGCCGCCGCCAGGAGGATATAGCCCATATGCGCGATGGAGGAATAGGCCACCATCTTTTTCATATCCTGCTGAGAAATTGCCGTCAGGGCCCCATAGAGGACACTAATCACCGCAAAGATCACTAAAACCGGAGCCGCCACGGACCAGGCTTCCGGCAACATCCCCACACAGAAGCGCAGTAAGCCATAGGTTCCCAACTTCAACAACACACCGGCCAAAAGAACCGAAACCGAGGTTGAGGCCTCGACGTGAGCATCGGGGAGCCAGGTATGGAAGGGAAAGATGGGGATTTTGATGGCAAAGCCGATGAATAACCCCGTCAGCAAAATCAACTGACT
Proteins encoded:
- a CDS encoding DUF3155 domain-containing protein; translated protein: MARRRKRKSRRRQEGRRILEHVPQYSIESGQDKPVTAARKYIKSEQIAPPALLLVKRNEHTTDRYFWAEKGLFGAQYVEENHFLFPSLRLVIEQQEKIQAATTSS
- a CDS encoding GAF domain-containing sensor histidine kinase; its protein translation is MSSELMLLCQEQVALLENTLGASPVVVYLAETFLGGNDHKLVPAIAKPDRRVAWDEVSVRSDRQHGPQIQLRSAEPDNPETVILSSRGQRKQLLPREGEDGNEAEDLPLEDDEGPQSYQLVMPVMHDNIAVGLLVTARANEPWSDGDRSLVEQIAHTIALACLMEQRQQWTERSYRQQKQLQIQQHNLLHDWLHQFRNPLTALQIFGKLLVKQLPSDDPRRSYADSILRESHRLQDLFQDFRGAIDAEPFLLPQASEEQPVPSSEAPPTPTPSALPLLPSRQDLNGSLNLRDILDPLLSSAATLAEERHLDLTVQCCDNLPAIQGNRRSLVEAAGNLIDNALKYTPAGGEIAVDVRPSFQPELGDGVAVTISDSGVGIPPDDQAKLFQRRFRGVQAQGEIPGTGLGLAIARDLVRQMGGDIWVTSPPQHPDHCFESDRGSSFVLWLPQADRDAES
- a CDS encoding CO2 hydration protein codes for the protein MVSTPIAPSNHPLAEYIHRLEQGQALLQDTPENVLEVVGILKSYGVVLDAYSNNLIYIAQEQFLVLFPFFKYFNGEVTLSKLLRFWWHDRINYEYAEYCMRSMLWHGGNGLDTYLDSDEFTQAAEAAIQAKVRNNPLLSLLHRLFPDFLPEQVRMSCYYSALGQFWRVMSDIFLELSDRYDAQEIRSIPDVVKHILDGLVADASRPITYSVEIKGQSYDLMPKSLGLTFLMDTAVPYVEAIFFRGTPFPGTVSYNAQAFQIPDEQGDFTYGALYADPLPIGGAGIPPTQLMQDMRHFLPEYLHEVYRRGTRQEDDIRVQICATFQKSMFCVTTAAIQGLAPHPLTTTDPQQQAENRSYLETWMNRFLSSRIREANA
- a CDS encoding NADH-quinone oxidoreductase subunit M encodes the protein MLSALLLIPLIAAILICLLPQSLPSSRFRSISFVVLTIIFGLSLGLMVNFDPYVGGMQFTEQMPWVDWLGLSYHLGVDGISLPLIILNQLLTAIAILSSPDKLERPRLYYALMLVLNLSVTGAFLSLDLLLFFIFYELELIPLYLLIAIWGGARRNYAATKFLLYTATSGIFILAAFLGLVWLTGASTFDYTVLAPGALPMGSQLILLTGLFIGFAIKIPIFPFHTWLPDAHVEASTSVSVLLAGVLLKLGTYGLLRFCVGMLPEAWSVAAPVLVIFAVISVLYGALTAISQQDMKKMVAYSSIAHMGYILLAAAAGTHLSLLAAIAQSVSHGLISAMLFLLVGVVGKKTGTRDIDKLCGLLNPERGLPIIGSLMIVGVMASAGIPGMVGFVSEFLVFRGSFPVFPVATLLCLVGTGLTAVYFLLMVNRVFFGRLSDTVMNLPPVQWGDRVPVLVLTVLLVVFGVQPNWLVRWSDADAARLVPPVAVVQLSSTADVPPFPSAN